Proteins from a genomic interval of Bos mutus isolate GX-2022 chromosome 26, NWIPB_WYAK_1.1, whole genome shotgun sequence:
- the FRAT1 gene encoding proto-oncogene FRAT1: protein MPCRREEEEEAGEEEEEEDSFLLLEQSVTVGGSVEVDRLVAQIGETLQLDAAQDRPASACAPPGPPLQPPRSPAAVRADKARAPAQPLLLPAASIEAGGPAPLGALRCALGDRGRVRGRAAPYFVAELAAGPTALSPLPPQPSLDGPLGADKRGSPQPLSGPCRRGWLRDAAASRRLQHRRGLQPPARNGDDDPHRLLQQLVLSGNLIKEAVRRLHSRRLQLHAKLPQRQLLGPLSAPVHEPPSPRSPRAACSDPGASGRRAQLRTGDSVLVPGS, encoded by the coding sequence ATGCCGTGccggagagaggaggaagaggaagccggcgaggaagaggaggaggaggacagctTCCTACTGCTGGAACAGTCGGTGACTGTGGGCGGCTCGGTTGAGGTGGACCGGCTGGTGGCCCAGATCGGCGAGACGCTGCAGCTGGACGCGGCGCAGGACCGCCCTGCCTCCGCGTGTGCGCCCCCGGGGCCGCCACTGCAGCCCCCGCGGTCCCCGGCGGCGGTGAGAGCGGACAAGGCCCGCGCCCCAGCGCAGCCGCTGCTTCTACCGGCCGCGTCGATCGAGGCTGGGGGCCCGGCGCCCCTGGGGGCCTTGCGCTGCGCCCTTGGAGACCGCGGCCGCGTGCGGGGCCGGGCTGCGCCCTACTTTGTGGCGGAGCTCGCCGCAGGCCCCACCGCGCTGTCCCCATTGCCCCCTCAGCCCAGCCTTGATGGGCCTTTGGGAGCAGACAAACGGGGTTCCCCGCAGCCCCTGTCGGGCCCTTGCCGGCGAGGTTGGCTGCGGGACGCCGCTGCCTCCCGCCGCCTCCAGCACCGACGCGGGCTACAGCCTCCAGCCCGCAACGGCGACGACGACCCGCACCGGCTCCTGCAGCAGCTCGTGCTCTCGGGGAACCTCATCAAGGAGGCCGTGCGGAGGCTCCATTCGCGACGGCTGCAATTGCACGCAAAGCTCCCCCAGCGCCAGCTCCTGGGCCCTCTGTCGGCCCCAGTGCATGAACCCCCTTCGCCCCGCAGCCCTCGCGCGGCCTGCAGCGACCCCGGCGCGTCCGGGAGGAGGGCGCAGCTCAGAACAGGCGACAGCGTTCTAGTCCCCGGCAGCTAA